A stretch of the Tardiphaga sp. 709 genome encodes the following:
- a CDS encoding TRAP transporter large permease has translation MDLSNEAVAVIGFVSLFVLMLLRVPVGMAMGLVGITGFGYLTGFAPALKLVGQTTMRTVTDYSFGVIPMFLLMGAFVSVSGISRELFRAANTFVGHWKGGLGIATIAACGGFAAISGSSVATAATFSAVAYPEMRRFNYPQSFATGVIAVGGTLGAMLPPSTVLAVYGIITQQDIGKLFIAGIVPGLLAIVMHMITIAIIGVVKPGFLPAGPKASWRERAAAIRDVWSPLLLFVFVIGGLYGGFFIPTEAGAVGAVGAFIIGVLRGKLNKDGILQSLLQATRTAAAVFTVLIGALCFGYFLTITQTPQHVTEFLTGLGIGPYGVLALILLMYLVLGCLMDAMAMVILTVPIVFPVIMALGFDPIWFGIVIVMTVELGLIHPPVGMNVFVIKSVIKDVSMSTIFKGVLPFVVTDLIRLVLLILFPLIATWLPMRMIG, from the coding sequence ATGGATCTCAGTAACGAAGCGGTTGCCGTCATCGGCTTTGTCAGCCTGTTCGTGTTGATGCTGTTGCGCGTGCCGGTGGGCATGGCGATGGGGCTCGTGGGCATCACGGGCTTTGGCTATCTCACTGGTTTTGCGCCAGCGCTCAAGCTGGTCGGCCAGACCACCATGCGCACGGTGACGGACTATTCCTTTGGCGTGATCCCGATGTTCCTCCTGATGGGTGCCTTCGTCTCGGTGTCGGGTATCAGCCGTGAACTGTTTCGCGCCGCCAACACCTTTGTCGGCCACTGGAAGGGCGGCTTGGGCATCGCGACCATCGCAGCCTGCGGCGGCTTTGCCGCGATCTCCGGCTCGTCGGTGGCGACAGCCGCGACATTCTCTGCCGTTGCCTATCCGGAAATGCGGCGCTTCAATTATCCGCAGAGCTTCGCCACCGGCGTCATCGCCGTGGGCGGCACGCTCGGTGCGATGCTGCCGCCGTCCACGGTGCTGGCGGTTTACGGCATCATTACCCAGCAGGACATCGGCAAGCTGTTCATCGCCGGCATCGTGCCGGGCCTGCTCGCTATCGTCATGCACATGATCACCATTGCGATCATCGGCGTGGTCAAGCCGGGCTTCTTGCCGGCTGGCCCGAAGGCGTCATGGCGTGAGCGCGCCGCGGCGATCCGCGATGTCTGGTCGCCGTTGTTGCTGTTCGTCTTCGTGATTGGCGGCCTTTATGGTGGCTTCTTCATCCCGACCGAAGCCGGTGCGGTCGGCGCGGTCGGTGCCTTCATCATCGGCGTGCTGCGCGGCAAGCTGAACAAGGACGGCATCCTGCAATCGCTGTTGCAGGCGACGCGCACCGCAGCGGCTGTCTTCACTGTGCTGATAGGCGCGCTGTGTTTCGGTTATTTCCTCACCATTACGCAGACGCCGCAGCACGTCACTGAATTCCTTACCGGTTTGGGCATCGGCCCCTATGGCGTGCTCGCGCTGATCCTCCTGATGTATCTGGTGCTGGGCTGCCTGATGGATGCCATGGCCATGGTGATCCTCACCGTGCCGATCGTGTTTCCGGTGATCATGGCGCTTGGTTTCGATCCGATCTGGTTCGGCATCGTCATCGTTATGACCGTCGAACTCGGCCTGATTCACCCGCCGGTCGGTATGAACGTCTTCGTCATCAAGAGTGTGATCAAGGACGTCAGCATGTCGACGATATTCAAAGGCGTGCTGCCATTTGTGGTTACCGACCTGATCCGTCTCGTGCTGCTGATCCTGTTCCCGCTAATTGCCACCTGGCTGCCGATGCGGATGATTGGATGA
- a CDS encoding TRAP transporter small permease, producing the protein MDRFIDSIEWIAAFFVGIVALNTFIAVFMRKFFAVTIPDYYNIGQFMLGVLIFWGIAATSYRGAHITVDLVWANATPKYQRWIDVFATLVLLFVVTVQTYTLFDKVVDTYSSHIVTMDLQLPVWPFFLLSWIGDGAAVLLIAIRTYRLIFHPEEMHEPEIKTAE; encoded by the coding sequence ATGGATCGCTTCATCGATTCCATCGAGTGGATCGCCGCGTTCTTTGTCGGCATCGTCGCACTGAACACCTTCATCGCGGTGTTCATGCGCAAATTCTTCGCGGTCACAATCCCCGATTACTACAATATCGGCCAGTTCATGCTTGGCGTGCTAATCTTCTGGGGCATCGCCGCGACGTCCTATCGCGGTGCACACATCACCGTCGATCTGGTCTGGGCCAATGCCACGCCGAAATATCAGCGCTGGATCGACGTGTTCGCAACCTTGGTGCTGCTTTTCGTCGTGACCGTGCAGACCTACACGCTGTTCGACAAGGTCGTGGACACTTATTCAAGCCACATCGTCACCATGGATCTGCAACTGCCGGTCTGGCCGTTCTTCCTGTTGTCATGGATCGGCGATGGCGCTGCGGTGCTGTTGATTGCGATCCGCACCTACCGGCTGATCTTCCATCCGGAAGAGATGCATGAACCCGAAATCAAGACGGCAGAGTAA